The Micromonospora siamensis genome contains the following window.
GTGGAACACCGCCCTGGGGCTGTGCATGCTGCTCGGCCGGTTCCTGCCGATCATCTTCGTGCTCGCGCTGGCCGGCTCGCTGGCCCGCCAGCAACCCACGCCCGCTTCCGAGGGCACCCTGCCGACCCACAAGCCGCTCTTCGTCGGCATGGTCGTCGGCGTCACGGTGGTCCTCGTCGCGCTGACCTTCCTTCCCGCCCTCGCGCTCGGCCCGCTGGCCGAAGGGCTGTGACCACCATGAGAGACAAGGACATGACGGCACCTCACGACACCGTCGACGCCCCGGCCGCTGCCGGACCGGCAAGCGCCGACGCGCCGGCCGGGAACACTCCGGCCGCCCCGGGCGGCCGGGTGGGCGGCGGGCTGCTCGACCCGCGCCAACTGGTCGCGTCCCTGCCGGACGCGCTGCGCAAGCTCGACCCGCGCACCCTGTGGCGCAACCCGGTGATGCTGATCGTCGAGATCGGCGCGCTCTTCACCACCGTGCTCGCGGTGGCCGACCCGTCGGTCTTCGCCTGGGCGATCACCGTCTGGTTGTGGCTGACCGTGCTCTTCGCCAACCTGGCCGAGGCGGTCGCCGAGGGGCGGGGCAAGGCCCAGGCGGCCACGCTGCGGCAGGCCCGGCAGGACACCGTCGCCACCCGGCTGGTCGGCTGGCGCCCCGGCGCGCGGGCGGACGCGTACCGGGACGAGGCGGTGCCCGCGCCACGGCTGCGGCAGGGCGACGTCGTCCTGGTCGAGGCCGGTCAGGTCGTCCCCGCCGACGGCGACGTGGTCGAGGGGATCGCCAGCGTCGACGAGTCGGCCATCACCGGCGAGTCCGCCCCGGTCATCCGGGAATCCGGCGGTGACCGGAGCGCGGTCACCGGCGGCACCCGGGTCCTGTCCGACCGGATCGTCGTACGGGTGACCCAGAAGCCGGGCGAGAGCTTCATCGACCGGATGATCGCGCTGGTCGAGGGGGCCAACCGGCAGAGGACGCCGAACGAGATCGCGCTGAACATCCTGCTGGCCGCGCTGACGATCATCTTCCTGCTGGCCGTGGTCACTCTCCAGCCGCTGGCGATCTTCGCCAAGGGCTGGCAGGCCGCCGCGCCGGACACCCGCGCCATCACCGACTCCGGCGTCACCGGCATCGTGCTGGTCTCGCTGCTGGTCTGCCTCATCCCCACCACCATCGGCGCGCTGCTCTCCGCCATCGGCATCGCCGGCATGGACCGCCTCGTGCAGCGCAACGTGCTCGCGATGAGCGGCCGGGCGGTCGAGGCGGCCGGGGACGTCAACACACTGCTGCTGGACAAGACCGGCACGATCACCCTCGGCAACCGGCAGGCCGCCGAGTTCCTGCCGGTGGAGGGCGTGGACGCGACGACGGTGGCGGACGCCGCCCAGCTCTCCAGCCTGGCCGACGAGACACCCGAGGGCCGCTCGGTGGTGGTGCTGGCCAAGAACGAGTTCGGGCTGCGCGAGCGCGAGCCCGGGCTGATCCCGCACGCCACGTTCGTGCCGTTCACCGCGCAGACCCGGATGAGCGGCGTCGACCTCGCCGCCGACGACGGGGTCCGGCGGATCCGCAAGGGCGCCGCCGCCGCGGTGATGAAGTGGGTACGCGACAACGGCGGCCACCCCACCGAACAGGTCGGTGAGCTGGTCGACGCGATCAGCGGCACCGGCGGCACCCCGCTGGTGGTGGCCGAGCACACCCCCGGTGAGCCGGCCCGGGCGCTGGGCGTCATCCACCTCAAGGACGTGGTCAAGGCCGGCATGCGGGAGCGCTTCGACGAGATGCGCCGGATGGGCATCCGGACCGTCATGATCACCGGTGACAATCCGCGCACCGCGAAGGCGATCGCCGACGAGGCCGGGGTGGACGACTTCCTCGCCGAGGCCACGCCCGAGGACAAGCTCGCGCTGATCCGCAAGGAGCAGCAGGGCGGCCGGCTGGTCGCGATGACCGGCGACGGCACCAACGACGCGCCCGCCCTCGCCCAGGCGGACGTCGGCGTGGCCATGAACACCGGCACGTCGGCCGCGAAGGAGGCCGGCAACATGGTCGACCTCGACTCCGACCCGACCAAGCTGATCGAGATCGTGGAGATCGGCAAGCAGTTGCTGATCACCCGGGGTGCGCTGACGACGTTCAGCATCGCCAACGACATCGCGAAGTACTTCGCGATCATCCCGGCCATGTTCGCCGGCATCTACCCGTCGCTGGACCGGCTCAACGTCATGCGGCTGGCCAGCCCGGAGTCGGCGATCCTCGCTGCGGTGATCTTCAACGCCGTCGTGATCGTCGCGCTGATCCCGCTGGCCCTGCGCGGCGTGCGCTACCGACCGGCCAGCGCGTCGAAGCTGCTCGGCCGCAACCTGCTGCTCTACGGCCTCGGCGGCATCGTGGTGCCGTTCGTCGGCATCAAGCTCATCGACCTGCTCATCCAGTTCGTCCCGGGGATCTCCTGATGCGCCTTCCCAGTTGGCTCGCCCAGCACCTGGCCGCCCTGCGTGCCGTGCTCGTCCTCACCGTGCTGCTCGGCCTGGCGTACCCGCTCGCCCTGGTCGCCGTGGGCCGGATCCCCGGCCTCGACGGCCGGGCGGACGGCTCGCTGGTCACCGTCGGCGGCCGGACCGTCGGCAGCTCGCTGATCGGCCAGTCCTTCACCGACACGGACGGCAACGCCGTCCCGCGCTACTTCCAGTCCCGCCCGTCCGCCGCCGGCGACGGCTACGACCCGACCGCCAGCGCCGCCAGCAACCTCGGCCCGGAGAGCGTGGTGGACACCCTCACCGGTGACCAGGAGACCTCGTCGCAGAGCCTGCTCACCCAGGTCTGCGCGCGCAGCCGGGCGGTCGGCGAACTCGACGGCGTCGACGGCCGGCGGCCGT
Protein-coding sequences here:
- the kdpB gene encoding potassium-transporting ATPase subunit KdpB, producing the protein MTAPHDTVDAPAAAGPASADAPAGNTPAAPGGRVGGGLLDPRQLVASLPDALRKLDPRTLWRNPVMLIVEIGALFTTVLAVADPSVFAWAITVWLWLTVLFANLAEAVAEGRGKAQAATLRQARQDTVATRLVGWRPGARADAYRDEAVPAPRLRQGDVVLVEAGQVVPADGDVVEGIASVDESAITGESAPVIRESGGDRSAVTGGTRVLSDRIVVRVTQKPGESFIDRMIALVEGANRQRTPNEIALNILLAALTIIFLLAVVTLQPLAIFAKGWQAAAPDTRAITDSGVTGIVLVSLLVCLIPTTIGALLSAIGIAGMDRLVQRNVLAMSGRAVEAAGDVNTLLLDKTGTITLGNRQAAEFLPVEGVDATTVADAAQLSSLADETPEGRSVVVLAKNEFGLREREPGLIPHATFVPFTAQTRMSGVDLAADDGVRRIRKGAAAAVMKWVRDNGGHPTEQVGELVDAISGTGGTPLVVAEHTPGEPARALGVIHLKDVVKAGMRERFDEMRRMGIRTVMITGDNPRTAKAIADEAGVDDFLAEATPEDKLALIRKEQQGGRLVAMTGDGTNDAPALAQADVGVAMNTGTSAAKEAGNMVDLDSDPTKLIEIVEIGKQLLITRGALTTFSIANDIAKYFAIIPAMFAGIYPSLDRLNVMRLASPESAILAAVIFNAVVIVALIPLALRGVRYRPASASKLLGRNLLLYGLGGIVVPFVGIKLIDLLIQFVPGIS